One Sulfolobales archaeon genomic window, TATGAAGAAGCTAAAAGAGAAGAAAAAGAAAGATGATACGAGGTGGAAGATAGCCAACATAGTTGTTAGAACAGCTCTTGAGAATGGATATGCCATAGTTCTTGAGAGGCTTGGTAAGAATCCAGCTGAGAACATGATCTCGAGGATCAAGGATAAACAGCTTAGACACAGGATCTTCCAGGCATCATTCAAAGGGGTTCAAAGAGCCATTGAGGAGAAGGCAGGGGAATATGGTGTCCCAATAATCTATGAAAATCCAAAGAACACATCGAGAGAATGCCCGATACATAATGCTGAGATAGTCTATGAAAAAGGATCCAGAGTAGGGGTATGCAGCGTTGGTGGAGAGAAGTGGCACCGTGATGTAGCATCTCTATGGAACCTATATCTCAGAGCCCGCCTGGGTGATGGGAGCGCTGCTCCAAGCCCAGGCGGGCTAAACCTAGATGGGAGCCCCGTGCCGTTGGGCTCAACAGCCACCCATGAACCCATAGGGATACCGAGATCCCTGTGGGCGAGGTGGAACTCCCTAGGTGCGACCATGAATTTATATAGAATGATTGGAATGACACCTAGGGAGAAACGGTTCACATGCCGGTTTCAAGACCTATTGAGAGGCTTATTGAGAAGGGCTATTACGATCCTGTGACGAGGAGTGTGAGAGCAATAAAGGGGAGGGATCTCCATGTTGATAGCAAGGACTGGCAGATAGAGGGGGCGCTTAGAATGCTCTTCCACGTCCTAGATCCAGACGT contains:
- a CDS encoding transposase is translated as MEAYNPRGLLPIDVNENNITILLDGIAYLFETDLGKTVLGYYYRRKSVQKKYDKPYADARVKKKIMKKLKEKKKKDDTRWKIANIVVRTALENGYAIVLERLGKNPAENMISRIKDKQLRHRIFQASFKGVQRAIEEKAGEYGVPIIYENPKNTSRECPIHNAEIVYEKGSRVGVCSVGGEKWHRDVASLWNLYLRARLGDGSAAPSPGGLNLDGSPVPLGSTATHEPIGIPRSLWARWNSLGATMNLYRMIGMTPREKRFTCRFQDLLRGLLRRAITIL